The genome window TGCGCATGGAAATCGATGCGCATACGCCGCCAGAAGTTCGCGAGATGCTGATGCAGGAAATGAAGCTGGCCGAGGACGATGTCTACGAGATTGAGGGTGCCCTGAACTTGGGGGCGCTGATGCCGCTGATGAGCCTGCCCCTGCCCCACCTGAAAGACCCAGACTGGTCCCCCATCACCCATCCCCGTCTGCGTCGGCTCGACGATCTGAATGATGAGGATGGTGAAGAGAAAGACATTTTTGCAGTGATTCGTAAGGGTGACATTTTATTGCACCACCCCTACGATTCGTTTGCCACCAGCGTGCAACGCTTCATTACCCAGGCGGCCTCAGACCCTAATGTATTGGCGATTAAGCAAACCCTCTATCGGACTTCTGGCGACTCCCCGATTGTCAACGCCCTGATTCAAGCCGCAGATAACGGCAAGCAAGTGGCTGTTCTCGTGGAGCTGAAGGCCCGCTTTGATGAGGCCAGCAATATTGTCTGGACCCGCCGCTTAGAGGAAGTGGGTGTGCATGTGGTTTATGGTCTGGTGGGCCTCAAAACCCATACCAAAACTGCTCTGGTTGTGCGCCGCGAAGGTTCGCGCATCCGGCGCTATGCCCACATTGGCACCGGCAATTACAACTCCAAAACGGCTCGACTCTATACCGATTTGGGCATCTTGACCTGCCGCGAAGATATTGGGGCTGACCTCAGTGATCTATTCAATTACCTCACGGGCTACTCGCGTCAGCGGCAATACCGCAAGCTCATGGTCGCACCGGTCAATCTGCGTCAAGAGATGCTGGCTCTGATCCAACGCGAGATCGAGCATGTTAAAGATGGTCGCCAAGGGCGTATCGTCGCCAAAATGAACGCGCTTGTCGATCCGGAAACCATTAGTCAGCTCTACCGGGCATCCTGCATGGGGGTCAAAATCGACCTGATCATTCGAGGCATGTGTGCCCTGCGTCCGGGTGTGCCTAAGGTGAGCGAGAACATTCGCGTGATCAGCATCATTGGTCGCTTTCTGGAGCACTCGCGCATTTTCTACTTCCACAACGGCGGGGATGAGCAAATCTTTATCGGCAGTGCCGATTGGATGCGCCGTAACCTGGACCGCCGCGTTGAAGTAATAATCCCAGTTGAGGAGCCTTATATCGCTAAGGAACTGCAAGAGATTCTGGGCATGATGTTGTCCGACAACCGACAAGCCTGGGAGTTGCAACCGGATGGCACCTACATGCAACGTCGCCCTGCTCCTGGCCATCTGGAACGAGGAACTCAGTACATCCTGATGGACCGAACCAGAGCCAACGCAGGCTAGCCTACATAACTTTGAGTGAGCTACAGTCCCTTATTTAGAATCCTCGGAGGCGCAGCTGAGACATAAGCTGCGTCTCTGATTCCTATATTTGGATGCCAGATTTGTGCCAAATTTGTGGGTCAGTTTAGGACCCGGCTGATCTGACAGCTTGTGTCGTGTTGCCCAAGCTGGGGAGGTGTCCAGGCACAAGGCGCTTCTTAATATTTTCTTTATAGCATGCCTGAGTAGGAATACTTAAGATTTCCCTGGTAACGCTCGACACAGGGTTGGCAGAGTGAGTCAGCCTTTGAAGGGAGGCAAATAGACGCAACCGTACATAACATTGTCTATAGTCATTATCTGTAGTCACTATGGTTTTGCTTTAGGTGGTGGGGTCCAGAGTAGAAAAGCCATGAGCCAGCCAGATATCGCTAATTTGCTGACTGACAAGCTAGACACCGTGTTGCAAACCTGGCTGGAGGCAGTGCGTCAGGACCGTCAGATGGCAAGCCCGCTCAGCCTTTCCGAGACGGCTTTAAAAGACAATACGCCTCGTGTCTTGAGGGCACTAGCAACTGTGCTCTCCGCTAGCCAAGCTAGCGATGTTGCTACGCTCAGGCAGGCCAGCACTGATCACGGCATCACCCGTGCTACCCAAAGCTACAGCCCGGCAGAAGTAAACCGGGAGTACCAACTTCTGCGTCGGGTCATCTTTGATGTTCTGGAGTCGGACTTGGCTCAGCGCAGCTCCACAGAACTGCTGCGAGTGATTCGTCTGGTGGATGAAACACTGGATGGTGCAACGGCGATCGCATTTCAAAGCTACGAAGAAGAACGCGATCAACTGTTGCTGCGCGAGCAACGGGCCCGCAATGAGGCTGAAGCCGCCAATCGTCTTAAGGACGAGTTCCTAGCTACCCTCTCTCACGAGCTGCGTACCCCGCTTAATGCTGTGCTGGGTTGGGCCCAACTCCTGCGCAGTCGTAATCTCGAGCCTCACATGACTGCTCGCGCCTTGGAGACGATTGAACGCAACGCTAAATCCCAAGCCAAGCTTATTGATGACTTGCTAGATGTCTCCCGCATCATTAACGGAAACTTAGCTCTCAATGTTCGCCCGGTGGCATTGCCTCCTTTGATCGAAGCAGCTCTAGAGGCAGAGCGTTATGCGGCGATGGCTAAGGGGATCCGGGTCGAGCTGATCGTTGACCCAAGCCTTGGTTTAGTCGCAGGCGATCCTGACCGCTTGCAGCAAGTGGTCTGGAACCTACTCTCGAATGCCATCAAGTTCACACCAGAGGGGGGACGGGTCGAGGTCCGGGTCGATCGAGTTGACTCCAGAGCCCAGATTCAAGTTAGTGATACTGGCAAGGGCATCAGTGCTGAGTTCCTGCCCTATGTTTTCGAGCGCTTCCGACAGGCAGACAACACCACTACTCGCGTCTACGGCGGTTTGGGGCTTGGTTTAGCAATCGTGCGTCACTTAGTAGAGTTGCATGGCGGGACGGTTAAGGCGGAGAGCCCAGGCGAAGGATGGGGCTCAAGCTTTACGGTGAAGCTCCCGCTGGTGAATAAACGCGATGCTAATCGGCCGGTCAGCAATCTGGAGTACCAATCTTCAGCACTGAATCGAGCAGGTGCTTTTCCCCCCCCTCCTCCGCCAACTTTGAAAGGTGCGCGAGTGCTGATTGTAGATGACAATAGAGATACGCGCGAGTATCTAACCGCAGCGCTTCAGTCTTACGGTGCTGAGGTTACGGTATTCAGCTCGGCCGCAGAGGCATTCCAAGCTGTTCAGGAATTGCAACCCAATGTCATTGTCAGCGATATTGGCATGCCCGATGAGGACGGTTACTCTCTGCTACGCAAAGTCAGAGCCCTCCCCGTTGAGCAAGGCGGCAGAATTGCAGCCGTGGCATTGACCGCCTATGCCAGGCAAGAAGACCAACGGCAGACTTTAGAAGCCGGTTTTCAGCGGCATCTTACCAAGCCAATAGAGGTCGGTGTGTTAGCTAGCGTAATTGCAGATTTGCTTGAATTACCCGCTTAACTGGCTTGGGGATTGACTTTTGACTTGTGGGCAATGGCCCAGCCTGAAGCTGTTACTAGGGCTTGCCTTTGCGTCTGGCTGGACTTACGCCTGCGGTGATTAGTGAAGGAAGTGCCGCACATCGGTTAGCAGCATAGTCACGCCCAGCTCATCAGCTGCCTTGATCGAATCGCCATCCCGTAGGCTGCCCCCAGGTTGTACGAAAGCACTGATGCCTGCGGCGGTTGCGTTGCGCACTGTGTCGTCAAAGGGAAAAAAGCCATCGCTGGCTAGCACCGCCCCCTGGGCTCGCTCTCCGGCCTGCTCCAAGGCAATTTTGGCTGAGCCAACTCGGTTCATTTGGCCTGCACCCACGCCTAAAGTCACGCCATCTCGCGCCACAACAATGGCATTGGATTTGACATGTTTGCAAACTTTCCAGGCAAACTCTAAGTCGCTCAGTTGGGCTGAGGTGGGAGCCTGCTGAGTGACTACGCGCCAGTTCGCAACACCCGCTTGCAAGTCAGTGCTCTGCTCATCGGAGGCTTGCAACAGAAAGCCTCCCGCAATTACCTTTACGGTTTGGGCTGGACCTTGCTGTAACTCTGGCAAAATCAGCACCCGCACTTTCGACTTCTTGGCCAAAATTGCTTGGGCCTCTGGCTCACAACCCGGTGCAACGATGCATTCCAGAAAGGTTTCAGTTAGAGCTTCGGCTACTGAAGCATCAATGGGACGATTGAGGGCCACAATGCCGCCAAAGGCTGAGGTAGCATCGGCAGCGAAGGCTTTGCGATAGGCATCCACCAGACTGCTACCTTGTGCAACGCCACAGGGATTGGTGTGCTTGAGAATGGCTGCAGTCGGTGTGTCTTGGGCAAATTCAGCAATCAGGCGACGGGCAGCTTCCAGATCCACCAGGTTGTTGTAGCTCAGCTCTTTGCCTTGTAGTAGGTCCGCAGTTGACCAACCAGCTGCTTCGGTTTGATACCAGGTGGCGCTCTGGTGAGGGTTCTCGCCATAACGGAGCGTCTGGGCAACCTGTCCCACTAGGGCAAAGCTATCTTGTAGCTCAAAGGCCTCGCCTAAATAAGCGGAAATTGCCCGGTCATAGGCTAGGGTGCGACTAAACGCGCGATAAGCACAGGCGGCTCGAAACTCTGGCGAAGTTTGCCCCGCATTGGTACTCAGTTCCGTTAAATAGCTCTCGTACTGAGTGGCATCGCAGAGGATTGTGACATGGGCGTGATTCTTCGCCGAGGCCCGAATTAGCGTGGGGCCACCAATGTCAATTTGCTCAATCGCATCCGTCAAGCTCGCGCCAGGAGCAGCAACCGTTTGCTCGAAGGGGTACAAGTTCACCACCACTAGATCGATGGGGCGAATGTTATTGGCTTGCAAATCGGCCAAGTCCTGGGGCTGGTCGCGTCGGGCCAAAATGCCGCCGTGAATCTTGGGGTGCAGCGTTTTGACTCGTCCGCCTAGAATTTCAGGTGAGCCTGTGTAGTCAGAGACCTTGGTGACCGGCAATCCAGCAGCGATTAAAGCCTTGGCCGTACCACCGCTACTGATCAGCTCAAAGTCATACTGCTCCACTAGGGCACGAGCAAGCTCTAGGAGGCCAGTTTTGTCAGAGGTGCTCAGAAGGGCGAGGCGAGGCATGACCAGATCGAGAGAACAGCCTAGATAGTTTACTATGGACACCCGAAGACGGCTTAGCGTCCCTTCTAAAATGGGTCCAGAGGCAAGGGGCTCCCACCATGACACAGAATCCTGAGCAGGCCAAACCCGATCTCTCCAAAATCACAGAGGTGGAGGTGAGTGAACTCGCTCAACGCCTGGAGCGCGACGACTACAAAAACGCATTTGAATGTCTCAACGACTGGCACTTGCTCAGGAGTTTGGCATTCCAGCGCCCAGAGCTAGTTGAGTCCTACATGTACTTGTTAGATTTAGAAGCCTTTGACGAGTGCTAATCCAGCTCTGTGCTGTCTTTGCCTCAGCAAGTGATGCCCAAGCGAGTGATGCCTAAGCGAGTTTTAGTAGCCCTGTGTGGAGGCATCGCCGCCTATAAGGTCTGCGAAGTGGTGTCCACACTTGCTAAGGCTGGCTTTGAGGTGCGCGCCCTCCTGACCAAAGCCGCCCAGCAATTTGTAACCCCTCTGACTTTGGCAACGCTGTCGCGCCATCCGGCTTACACGGACCAGGAGTTTTGGAGTGAGCGGCAGGGGCGTCCTTTGCACATTGAGTTGGGTGAGTGGGCCAATCTGATTGTGATTGCGCCCCTGAGTGCCAATACGCTAGCCAAACTTAGCTGGGGAGCTGCCGACAACCTGCTCACCAACACAGTTCTAGCCTCGTCAGCTCCCTTACTGCTGGCGCCAGCGATGAACACAACCATGTGGGAGCAGCCCCAGGTCCAGCGCAACTGGGCGTTGCTTCAGGGTGACGCCAGGATCCATAGCGTTGGTCCTGGCTCTGGGCGTCTTGCCTGTGACGCCGTCGGGGCTGGCCGGATGGCTGAGCCCGCCGCGATTCTGGCGGCAGTGGAGTCGCTGCTGTGGACCGGTGGACGACGCGATCTGGCGGGCCGTCGCGTGTTGATCAGTGCTGGTAGTACCCGTGAGCATCTGGATCCGGTCCGCTTCATTGGTAATCCTGCCTCAGGCCGCATGGGCTTTGCGCTGGCTCAGGCGGCCCGAGCCCGAGGGGCTCAAGTCAGTATTGTGCATGGACCTGCCAACCCAGACTTAATAGAAGTGGCCGAGCAAGCTGGGATCGAGTGCTGTGCGATTACCAGTGCAATTCAGATGCAGGCAGCCCTAAAGACTCGCTTTATCGATGCCGATCTCACGCTAATGGCAGCGGCGGTTGCCGACGTGCGCCCTGCCCACTGCGCCACCACAAAATTGCCCAAGCAAGAGTTACCCGACAGCCTTGGTCTAGAGCCTGTGGCAGACATCGTGGCTGACTTAGGCGCACACAAACGCCCAGACCAACTGCTGGTGGGCTTTGCGGCTCAGACAGGCGAAATCCTAGAGCCCGCCCGCGATAAGTTGCAGCGCAAAGGCCTAGATGCAATTGTCGCCAATGCTGTTGATCAGCCCGAGCGCGGTTTTGGCACCAGTACCAACGAAGCCATATTCCTAAACCGTCAGGGGCAACAGCAAACTACAGGGCTAGTCAGCAAGCTTGAACTGGCTCATCAGCTGTTCGATTTCCTGTTAAGGTCATGACGGTTTTCCGGATGCAGCAAATTGACGCTTCAGGTTGGAACTGGCATGTGATTGTGCAGTCGGTGCCATAGCTCAGCACTCAGAACCAAACTCTGCAATGACATTGGTACTAATGTCCTCGAATCCTGAGTTCAGTAGACTTCACAAAAATTTACGCCAACGGATTTCCCTGGCAGAGAGGCATCTCAGCTTGAAATAACCGATTTATTTAAGATGATTCCAATCTCAAAAGGTTATACTGAGTACAGATTCAGTTCGGTTTGCAGATTTGCCCAATTTTACAATTGCTCAATCTTTCTCCGAATCTAGTCCTGTAATTTAGATTGGAGAAATCCTGAATGAGTCTCTACGTTGGTAACCTTTCCTACGATGTTACGGAAGCAGATTTGACTGAAGTTTTTACTGAGTACGGGAAAGTCAAGCGAGTTCAGCTTCCGACTGACCGGGAGACCGGTCGCCTACGGGGCTTTGGTTTTGTAGAAATGGAAGACGAGGCTAATGAGGAGGCTGCCATTTCTGCTCTAGACGGAGCAGAGTGGATGGGGCGTAGCCTGAAAGTTAACAAAGCGAAGCCTCGCGAGTCTCGGGGTGGCGGCGGTGGCGGTGGCTACGGCGGAAACTTCTCCGGTGGTCGCCGTTACTAGGAATTAGCGGCATTTTTCAGCCGGTTTATCCTGATCAAAGGTAGGGTCTAGCTTAGAATTCCCTGCCTCCCTTAAGCGTTGGCAACCGAAGATAAGCTCGCTTCGGTTGCCATCACTGTTCACCCGAATTCAGGAGCAGACAGAATGACTCAAATCTCTGTAGGCGAAAATGAAGGAATTGAGTCGGCCCTGCGTCGATTTAAGCGAAAAGTCCTCAATGCAGGCATTTTTTCAGACATAAAGCGTCAGCGTCAATTTGAGACTCCTCTTGAAAAGCGCAAACGCAAAGCTATTGCCAGAAGACGTAAGCGGCGGATGCGCTAAGCGGAGCTCTTGGGTCAGCGATTAACTTAGCAATAGTAAGGATGTCAATGTCGAACGAAAAGCGGAAAGGCAGCAAAGAGGCCAAGAAAAGCAAAAAGGATCCAGAGATTAAGAAAGAAAAGAAGGATCCTAAAAGGCACGATTCTTTGTAACCCTAATAACCGCTTGGCAGGCTTAAGCAAATCTAATTGCTTGGCCTGCCAGTCGCCTTAGGCTCGATGCATCCCCTAGAGAGAAGACTGTACGCCGATCGCTCCTGATGTCGATTTAGTCTCTTATAGCACCTGGTAGAAATAAGCCTGATGAATAATAGCCATAGCAGATCCTTCGCGCCCACTTGGGGTGAAGAGCAAAAGTCGAAGGGAGCTACCTGGACAGCGACCGGAGGGCAGGGCAGTTATGCCTTCACTAGCTTAGATATAGGCACTCAATACATTATAAAGTCTAAAGGCCAGAAGAATGGTCGCAAGGTTGTGCTTTTAGACAGATGGACTTATGACGAAGAAAAGCATGGTGATACTCGATATGATCCCCAAGGTTTTTTTTATAACGGTGCTAGAGTTCGCTATCTAGATACTGGCAAAGTAGACAGAATTGAGTGGGCAAAACTTGCTCCATTACCAACAGAAGCTTAACCTTATTGGACCAAATCTCCAAGCAAAGTATACAAGGAGATTTGGCATTCTTAAGGTTTAGAGTTTTTAGCTATATCAATTAGGCAAGTTTTTCTGGCATTCCGCTGTTTAGCTTAACGAAGCTAAACAGGCGGATTTTAACTGTGAAGCTTTGCGTGTCCAAGCTTCGCTTAATAAAAGAGTATCTGCTACTCGTTGAAAGTCGAAGGGATGGGGTGGCTCTTGAGCCCAAGTAGTTGCATTGTCACTACTGTGAGTTTTAACAAAGCTGACTATCCAAGGGAGAAAATCAAGAATTTCTTCTGGAAGAACCGTCAATTCAAGATGCCAATCTCGATTCAAACCTTGACACTCTTTGCCCCAAGTTGCACGTGGCGCAATGCCAATGCCCCTGTTCACGCTGACCCGCAGTAGAAACGGACGTTCAGGGATTAATTCATCAGGCGCAGAATGGGCCTGAATACGCACATAATTCAATTGCTGCTTATCATCTAACCAGGTTGCAATATAAGAATCCCCCGTTTGAGAGTTGCCAGTCAAAGTCACCGGCGTCTTCATGGCGGTTGTAAAGAGATTGTAGAACTCGCGCCTGAGACCGACAACAGTCCGGATTGCTTCTGGGGTCACAGTCAATTTGCCTCTTAGATAAGACTCGCCAGAACTCGCGCAGCTCAGCGAACACCTCTAGAATAGCTTGTTTTTCGGGGTTTTCGGGTTCTTATCTCAGCGTTCATTAACCTAGCCCTTCTGTTTTAGGGCTTTACCAGCTGACAAAAATAACCTAATCGAGTAGGGTAACAACTCTCAACAAAAGCTCGGAATCATACATGCCAAGGACTTTGGAGCTTGCGAAAGAATTCGTATACTTACTAAATGCAACGGCCTCTCATAAACCAGCTATACTCAGATCAAGGCTCAAGTCTGTCAAAGACTTTCTCGATCTAAAACTGCTCCATTCCTTTCCGCTCTAGCTCCTGGCTCTTTAAATGGGATGCCAATTCTATCGGTATTATGATGGGGTCAGCAGTTACTTTTAGAAGCCCGATTTACTAAATTCAGTTGTTTGAGTTAGAGCGATAACTCAGGCGAACCTCTAAATCACTTAGTTTTCAGATAGGAGCAAAATCAATGATTTCTGATAACGTTCGCGTTAAGCCTGAGACCCGCAACCATCAAGGGTATTTCATCCTTGAAGCATCCTACATGCTGATGGATATTGACCAGAACGGTTGGGCTTTGATTTGTATCGATGAGTCTAGTTGCCAGTATGTTGATCCCGATGCTCTCCGCATGCCCAAAGGCTGGAAGGCAACGGCTGAGGCTGAAGTAGCTCAGGCGGCTGTCCAAGCCTAAGCAGGCTGCGGTCGTAGATTTAGGATTGAGTGCGCACTATGGGCAGATGCTTAGAGCCTGTAGACTGGCTAAAAAGCTTTGCTCATAGTGTCACACTTTATTCGGTTATTCTCTGCTAAGCAAATTATCTGTCTTGGCAGAGTTATCCTTTTAGATTGAGTGCTTAAGCTTGAGCATCTTGCTCTTTTTAAGTCTGGAATCTTAAAATACAATTACTAACTCGAAACATCCACTGAGGTTCATTGGGATTAGCTACCAGTGGAATTTGTGTACTGGGCTGACTGCTGCTGCCGTCGTAGTTGCCTGGCTTGAATATGATCTAAATGCACTTCTGGCGTCGCTTGAATGAGCTTGCGCGTGTAATCCTGGGCAGGTGCTTTAAAGATCGTTTCAGCAGGGCCGATTTCTTCAATTTTGCCCCGGTTCATCACCATAATGCGGTCGCTCATAAATTTCACTACGCTGAGATCGTGGGAAATGAACAGGTAAGTGAGCTGAAACTCGCTCTGCAATTCCTTGAGCAGATTTAAAACCTGAGCCTGGACAGAGACATCTAGGGCTGAGACAGATTCATCACAGATGATGAATTTGGGACTAACAGCCAAGGCTCGGGCAATACAGACGCGCTGGCGCTGACCACCCGATAGCTCATGGGGATAACGACGCATTAAGTCTGGGTTTAAACCCACACGCTCTAGCAAATAGGCGGCTCGTCCTCGGCGCTGGCGCTCCCCAGCTTCAATGGCATGGATGCGCATAGGCTCGATCACAGCATCGCCAATCGCCATGCGTGAATCTAGGGAACCAAATGGATCCTGAAAGATCATTTGTAGATGCCGTCGTAAAGCTCGAAGTGGCTGAGCCTTGAGTGTTGTTAGATTTTGATTATCGAAAATAACTTGG of Leptolyngbya sp. FACHB-261 contains these proteins:
- the ppk1 gene encoding polyphosphate kinase 1, with product MSRTRKSAAKNHPAVENDETSASKRGGVKQDGIEQENPKPVAVESPEHPADDIEIDFSAPQYFLNRELSWLEFNYRVLREGMDERTPLLERLKFLAIFSSNLDEYFMVRIAALKQQVEADVRQLTPDGRTPAQQLHEIAAYLRVMLSEAHTHFEQVLRPVLSKEGIHILEYFDLTQEQRAYLNQYFEAQLFPVLTPLAVDPGHPFPYISNLSLSLAVQILDDKTGEEHFARVKVPGSLPRFVALPEELRRGVQGETLAWAGVPLEQVIAHNLDTLFPGMKIQAYYPFRVTRNADLALQEDEADDLLLAIEEALRKRRFGPVVRMEIDAHTPPEVREMLMQEMKLAEDDVYEIEGALNLGALMPLMSLPLPHLKDPDWSPITHPRLRRLDDLNDEDGEEKDIFAVIRKGDILLHHPYDSFATSVQRFITQAASDPNVLAIKQTLYRTSGDSPIVNALIQAADNGKQVAVLVELKARFDEASNIVWTRRLEEVGVHVVYGLVGLKTHTKTALVVRREGSRIRRYAHIGTGNYNSKTARLYTDLGILTCREDIGADLSDLFNYLTGYSRQRQYRKLMVAPVNLRQEMLALIQREIEHVKDGRQGRIVAKMNALVDPETISQLYRASCMGVKIDLIIRGMCALRPGVPKVSENIRVISIIGRFLEHSRIFYFHNGGDEQIFIGSADWMRRNLDRRVEVIIPVEEPYIAKELQEILGMMLSDNRQAWELQPDGTYMQRRPAPGHLERGTQYILMDRTRANAG
- a CDS encoding ATP-binding protein → MSQPDIANLLTDKLDTVLQTWLEAVRQDRQMASPLSLSETALKDNTPRVLRALATVLSASQASDVATLRQASTDHGITRATQSYSPAEVNREYQLLRRVIFDVLESDLAQRSSTELLRVIRLVDETLDGATAIAFQSYEEERDQLLLREQRARNEAEAANRLKDEFLATLSHELRTPLNAVLGWAQLLRSRNLEPHMTARALETIERNAKSQAKLIDDLLDVSRIINGNLALNVRPVALPPLIEAALEAERYAAMAKGIRVELIVDPSLGLVAGDPDRLQQVVWNLLSNAIKFTPEGGRVEVRVDRVDSRAQIQVSDTGKGISAEFLPYVFERFRQADNTTTRVYGGLGLGLAIVRHLVELHGGTVKAESPGEGWGSSFTVKLPLVNKRDANRPVSNLEYQSSALNRAGAFPPPPPPTLKGARVLIVDDNRDTREYLTAALQSYGAEVTVFSSAAEAFQAVQELQPNVIVSDIGMPDEDGYSLLRKVRALPVEQGGRIAAVALTAYARQEDQRQTLEAGFQRHLTKPIEVGVLASVIADLLELPA
- the purH gene encoding bifunctional phosphoribosylaminoimidazolecarboxamide formyltransferase/IMP cyclohydrolase, encoding MPRLALLSTSDKTGLLELARALVEQYDFELISSGGTAKALIAAGLPVTKVSDYTGSPEILGGRVKTLHPKIHGGILARRDQPQDLADLQANNIRPIDLVVVNLYPFEQTVAAPGASLTDAIEQIDIGGPTLIRASAKNHAHVTILCDATQYESYLTELSTNAGQTSPEFRAACAYRAFSRTLAYDRAISAYLGEAFELQDSFALVGQVAQTLRYGENPHQSATWYQTEAAGWSTADLLQGKELSYNNLVDLEAARRLIAEFAQDTPTAAILKHTNPCGVAQGSSLVDAYRKAFAADATSAFGGIVALNRPIDASVAEALTETFLECIVAPGCEPEAQAILAKKSKVRVLILPELQQGPAQTVKVIAGGFLLQASDEQSTDLQAGVANWRVVTQQAPTSAQLSDLEFAWKVCKHVKSNAIVVARDGVTLGVGAGQMNRVGSAKIALEQAGERAQGAVLASDGFFPFDDTVRNATAAGISAFVQPGGSLRDGDSIKAADELGVTMLLTDVRHFLH
- a CDS encoding DUF2555 domain-containing protein, whose amino-acid sequence is MTQNPEQAKPDLSKITEVEVSELAQRLERDDYKNAFECLNDWHLLRSLAFQRPELVESYMYLLDLEAFDEC
- the coaBC gene encoding bifunctional phosphopantothenoylcysteine decarboxylase/phosphopantothenate--cysteine ligase CoaBC — encoded protein: MLSLPQQVMPKRVMPKRVLVALCGGIAAYKVCEVVSTLAKAGFEVRALLTKAAQQFVTPLTLATLSRHPAYTDQEFWSERQGRPLHIELGEWANLIVIAPLSANTLAKLSWGAADNLLTNTVLASSAPLLLAPAMNTTMWEQPQVQRNWALLQGDARIHSVGPGSGRLACDAVGAGRMAEPAAILAAVESLLWTGGRRDLAGRRVLISAGSTREHLDPVRFIGNPASGRMGFALAQAARARGAQVSIVHGPANPDLIEVAEQAGIECCAITSAIQMQAALKTRFIDADLTLMAAAVADVRPAHCATTKLPKQELPDSLGLEPVADIVADLGAHKRPDQLLVGFAAQTGEILEPARDKLQRKGLDAIVANAVDQPERGFGTSTNEAIFLNRQGQQQTTGLVSKLELAHQLFDFLLRS
- a CDS encoding RNA-binding protein codes for the protein MSLYVGNLSYDVTEADLTEVFTEYGKVKRVQLPTDRETGRLRGFGFVEMEDEANEEAAISALDGAEWMGRSLKVNKAKPRESRGGGGGGGYGGNFSGGRRY
- the rpsU gene encoding 30S ribosomal protein S21 — its product is MTQISVGENEGIESALRRFKRKVLNAGIFSDIKRQRQFETPLEKRKRKAIARRRKRRMR